Proteins from a genomic interval of Sporolactobacillus sp. Y61:
- a CDS encoding pyridoxal phosphate-dependent aminotransferase, which translates to MINQEYKAMIGKKSIIRKLAEYATRRSEEIGRENVFDYTIGNPSVPVPQAFTDKLVELATSHDPVAVHGYSPSLGITSVREKIAASLRRRFGLEYRKEHIFMTSGAAGAVAHALRAVTVPGDEVITFAPYFPEYNPYVNKTGAVLKIVPPDTETFQINFAEFEKMLSSKVMAVLINTPNNPSGITYSTETIKKLAAFLEDREREYGHDIYLISDEPYREIVFKGVDAPYVAGLYHNSITCYSFSKSLSLPGERIGYVAVNPACRDAELIVEMCGQISRGIGHNCPPSIIQLAVAEVADLTADLSVYETNMNILYHELTGLGFSCVKPGGTFYMFPKALEEDAVAFCKRALKYDLILVPADSFGCPGYFRMAYCMSTEKVRRSLPAFRKLAAEYRQIGERSGQA; encoded by the coding sequence ATGATCAATCAGGAATATAAAGCCATGATCGGGAAGAAATCGATTATTCGTAAACTGGCCGAATACGCAACGCGGCGCTCAGAAGAGATTGGCCGGGAGAATGTCTTTGATTACACGATCGGTAATCCTTCCGTACCGGTTCCGCAGGCTTTTACTGATAAGCTGGTGGAACTGGCGACGAGTCATGATCCGGTGGCTGTACACGGCTACAGTCCGAGCCTCGGGATTACGTCCGTACGGGAGAAAATAGCTGCTTCATTAAGGAGACGTTTCGGACTGGAGTATCGGAAGGAGCATATCTTTATGACTTCCGGGGCGGCGGGAGCAGTTGCTCATGCCCTGCGCGCCGTCACGGTCCCTGGTGACGAAGTGATCACCTTCGCCCCCTATTTTCCGGAGTATAATCCCTATGTCAATAAGACCGGGGCGGTCCTGAAGATTGTTCCGCCGGATACAGAGACTTTTCAGATCAATTTTGCAGAGTTTGAAAAAATGCTCTCATCAAAAGTGATGGCTGTCCTGATTAATACACCGAACAATCCGTCCGGCATCACCTATTCAACAGAGACCATTAAGAAATTGGCCGCATTCCTCGAGGACCGGGAGAGGGAATATGGCCACGATATCTACCTGATCTCAGATGAACCGTACCGGGAAATTGTCTTTAAGGGAGTTGATGCACCCTACGTGGCGGGACTTTACCACAACAGCATCACCTGTTACTCATTCAGTAAATCACTCTCGCTTCCGGGGGAGCGGATCGGGTATGTTGCAGTTAACCCCGCCTGCCGTGACGCGGAGCTGATCGTTGAGATGTGCGGTCAGATTTCAAGAGGGATCGGCCATAACTGTCCGCCTTCGATTATTCAGCTGGCAGTCGCGGAGGTGGCTGATCTGACTGCCGACCTGTCGGTTTATGAAACCAACATGAACATCCTTTATCATGAACTGACCGGCCTCGGTTTCTCGTGTGTAAAACCGGGCGGGACCTTTTATATGTTTCCTAAAGCTCTGGAAGAGGATGCAGTTGCTTTTTGTAAACGCGCCCTCAAATATGATCTGATCCTGGTTCCGGCGGACAGCTTCGGATGCCCCGGTTATTTCCGGATGGCCTACTGCATGTCGACAGAAAAGGTCAGACGGTCGCTTCCCGCGTTCAGAAAACTGGCAGCAGAGTATCGGCAGATCGGGGAACGGAGCGGTCAGGCTTGA
- a CDS encoding NAD(P)-dependent oxidoreductase, with translation MAFKIIAYGVEPYEEHLYGELNKYGYEVKLVNDLLTADNGDLAKGFDGVLLFVNCLADRANLKKFKDFGIKYVFTRTAGFNHIDLQAAADFGQVVARVPAYSPNAIAELAVSLGTSLSRSTVYTTGRTAKLNFEVTETMFSHEIRKSTVGIVGTGHIGCVEAELYKGLGAKLLGYDIFQSDFAKKLVEFKELDDLLAESDIVSLHLPYFPGKNENFVNDDFINKMKDGAILVNTARGELVDEAAVVRAIKSGKLKGFGADVLTDEARFFGKDFSKGETFPDATIKELVELYPKVLITPHVAAMTDEAVSNMISTSYDNFNKALNGGDLGRAEVKLPEPAKK, from the coding sequence ATGGCTTTTAAAATCATTGCGTATGGCGTTGAACCTTACGAAGAACACCTGTATGGTGAACTGAACAAATATGGTTATGAAGTAAAACTGGTCAATGATCTTCTGACTGCTGATAACGGTGATCTCGCAAAGGGTTTTGACGGAGTGCTGCTCTTCGTTAACTGCCTGGCTGACCGTGCAAACCTGAAGAAATTCAAAGATTTCGGAATTAAATATGTTTTCACACGTACAGCCGGATTTAACCACATTGATCTTCAGGCTGCTGCAGACTTCGGTCAGGTGGTTGCCCGCGTTCCGGCATATTCTCCGAACGCTATTGCTGAACTGGCTGTATCGCTCGGGACATCCCTGAGCCGCAGCACGGTTTATACAACCGGCAGAACAGCAAAGCTGAATTTTGAAGTAACGGAAACGATGTTCAGCCACGAAATCCGTAAAAGCACGGTCGGCATTGTCGGCACAGGCCACATCGGTTGCGTAGAGGCTGAATTGTACAAGGGTCTCGGTGCAAAATTGCTGGGCTATGATATTTTCCAGAGTGATTTTGCCAAGAAACTGGTTGAATTCAAGGAACTGGATGACCTGCTTGCTGAATCGGATATTGTCAGCCTGCACCTCCCTTACTTCCCTGGAAAGAACGAGAACTTTGTTAACGATGACTTCATCAACAAAATGAAAGACGGCGCTATTCTGGTTAATACGGCCCGTGGTGAACTGGTTGATGAAGCGGCTGTTGTCAGGGCGATCAAGAGCGGCAAACTGAAAGGATTCGGTGCAGACGTTCTGACCGACGAAGCCCGTTTCTTCGGTAAGGACTTCTCCAAGGGTGAAACATTCCCCGACGCAACGATCAAAGAACTTGTCGAACTGTATCCGAAAGTCCTGATTACGCCGCATGTTGCCGCTATGACTGACGAAGCAGTTTCCAACATGATCTCCACCAGCTACGATAACTTTAACAAGGCACTCAACGGCGGGGACCTTGGCAGAGCAGAAGTCAAGCTTCCTGAACCTGCGAAAAAATAA
- a CDS encoding ketopantoate reductase family protein: MKIVVIGAGAMGLRYGVLLQEAGNEVQFVDTWEQNVEAIKKNGGVVVTRDGENPHLVPVRVSYPEEYHETPELAIVFIKDMHTVEMMERCRHFIGKNTYVLTNQNGFGGAEYIAQFVDKEKIIAGTAMIATVMKGPGKVDFVGKRGTGHVHIVRREGKPDAFIYKVADEMEKALMHPTVKTDYLGTVWTKLVFNSVVNTLCTLMNIKMGQFAAYKNAEEMSRRLIYEAYEATDAEGIKLEVTRDELVEQVMYVSRVSNPLHYPSMHQDMSTNRPTEVDYINGAIVRLAEKHGLKAPYHSMLVDLVHLKEVSRKYSDPVKASAS, translated from the coding sequence ATGAAGATTGTCGTCATTGGAGCGGGTGCCATGGGCCTGAGATATGGTGTCCTGCTGCAGGAAGCAGGGAATGAAGTCCAGTTTGTTGATACATGGGAACAAAATGTCGAAGCCATTAAGAAAAATGGGGGTGTGGTGGTTACCCGAGACGGAGAAAACCCCCATCTGGTTCCGGTCAGGGTCTCTTATCCTGAGGAATACCACGAAACGCCGGAACTCGCCATTGTCTTTATTAAAGACATGCATACGGTCGAAATGATGGAACGCTGCCGCCACTTTATCGGGAAAAACACCTATGTTCTGACCAATCAGAACGGCTTTGGCGGCGCTGAATATATTGCTCAGTTTGTGGACAAGGAAAAGATCATTGCCGGAACAGCCATGATCGCAACGGTCATGAAGGGACCGGGAAAAGTGGACTTTGTCGGCAAGCGTGGGACGGGTCATGTCCACATTGTCAGAAGAGAAGGTAAACCGGATGCCTTTATTTATAAAGTGGCCGATGAAATGGAGAAAGCGCTGATGCATCCGACTGTAAAGACAGATTATCTGGGGACCGTCTGGACCAAACTGGTTTTCAATTCTGTGGTGAACACGCTGTGTACGTTAATGAATATTAAGATGGGACAGTTTGCGGCCTATAAGAATGCGGAGGAAATGTCCCGAAGGCTGATTTATGAAGCGTATGAAGCAACGGATGCTGAAGGTATCAAACTGGAAGTGACGCGGGATGAACTGGTGGAACAGGTCATGTATGTTTCAAGAGTTTCCAACCCGCTGCATTATCCGTCAATGCATCAGGATATGTCAACCAACAGGCCGACCGAGGTGGATTACATCAATGGAGCCATTGTCCGGCTGGCTGAAAAGCATGGACTGAAAGCGCCTTATCACTCGATGCTGGTTGATCTTGTTCATCTCAAGGAAGTTTCGCGAAAATATAGTGATCCTGTCAAAGCCAGTGCCAGTTAA
- a CDS encoding phosphopentomutase, producing MANQFRRIHIIVLDSVGIGEASDAEKYHDKGCDTLGHTAEAMGGLNVPELEKLGLSNIRPDRPIRGVTVQEHPAAFFTKMHEVSAGKDSMDGHWEMMGLPVMTPLHTFPDGFPDELIKKIEKYSGRKVIWNKPASGTEIIKKFGERQMKTGELIVYTSGDSVLQIAAHEDIIPLKELYDICAYSRKLTIDEPYRLGRVIARPYIGDRADRFERTANRRDLTLEPSGKTVLDSLLEAGVDTLAIGKINDIFSGHGIKKGWHTVSNEDGMNRLIRVLEQDFHGLSFTNLVDFDAKYGHRREPVLFGRALEAFDHQLHDVLERLRPDDLLMITADHGNDPGFRGTDHTREYVPLLVTSPRFSEGAALPVRETFADMGATVAENFAVPLPKTGRSFLGELK from the coding sequence ATGGCAAATCAATTCAGAAGGATCCATATTATTGTGCTGGATTCGGTGGGTATTGGCGAAGCATCGGACGCGGAAAAGTATCACGATAAAGGCTGCGACACACTGGGACATACTGCAGAAGCAATGGGAGGCTTAAACGTCCCTGAGCTGGAGAAGCTGGGACTTTCCAACATTCGTCCGGACAGACCGATCAGGGGGGTAACGGTTCAGGAGCATCCCGCCGCCTTTTTTACAAAAATGCATGAAGTTTCCGCAGGGAAAGACAGCATGGATGGCCACTGGGAAATGATGGGGCTGCCCGTCATGACCCCTCTGCATACTTTTCCTGATGGATTTCCTGATGAATTGATAAAAAAAATCGAGAAGTACAGTGGCAGAAAGGTGATCTGGAACAAGCCGGCAAGCGGGACGGAAATTATCAAAAAATTTGGCGAGCGTCAGATGAAAACCGGAGAACTGATTGTTTACACCTCAGGAGATTCCGTGCTGCAGATCGCCGCACATGAAGATATCATCCCGCTTAAGGAACTTTATGATATCTGTGCGTATAGCCGCAAACTGACGATTGATGAACCATACCGTCTCGGTCGGGTGATCGCAAGGCCGTACATCGGTGATCGGGCAGACCGTTTCGAGCGGACGGCGAACCGGCGCGATCTGACGCTGGAGCCGTCAGGGAAAACGGTGCTGGACAGCCTGCTTGAAGCAGGGGTTGATACGCTCGCTATCGGTAAGATTAATGATATTTTCAGCGGGCACGGGATAAAGAAGGGCTGGCACACCGTCAGCAATGAAGATGGAATGAATCGTCTGATACGTGTGCTTGAGCAGGATTTTCATGGACTCAGTTTTACCAATCTTGTTGACTTCGATGCCAAATACGGACATCGCCGGGAACCTGTTTTATTCGGCAGAGCACTTGAAGCTTTTGATCATCAGCTTCACGATGTGCTGGAAAGACTGCGGCCTGATGATCTGCTGATGATCACAGCCGATCATGGAAATGATCCCGGCTTCAGAGGCACGGATCATACACGTGAATACGTCCCGCTTCTTGTGACTTCACCCCGTTTTTCGGAAGGAGCAGCGCTGCCTGTCCGGGAAACCTTTGCTGATATGGGTGCCACGGTAGCTGAAAATTTTGCTGTGCCGCTTCCGAAAACGGGTCGCAGTTTTCTCGGAGAACTGAAATGA
- a CDS encoding pyrimidine-nucleoside phosphorylase: MRMVDIITRKRDGYELTPQEIRFFIDGYVNGTIPDYQASAFTMAVYFRDMTDREIAALTLAMVHSGETVDLSGIQGIKVDKHSTGGVGDKTTLVLAPLVASVGVPVAKMTGRGLGFTGGTIDKLESIPGFHIELTPERFVELVNNNRIAVTGQSSALVPADKKLYALRDVTGSVESVPLIASSIMSKKIAAGADAIVLEVTMGNGAFMKDERGAARLAETMVHIGQHVGKKTAAVITDMSQPLGFAVGNALEVKEAIDTLKGRGPEDLKELVLTLGSLMVMLAGAASDADEARRRLRASLKNGRALEKFRSFIVNQGGDPDVIDHPELLPSAKYQIDLPARSSGRITAMHAKRIGLAAMQLGAGRAAKGDAIHYDAGIVLHKKIGDQVRKGDALLTIHTDTETIEEVKAGLYQAIEIGPESAEPPLIHRIITE, translated from the coding sequence ATGCGTATGGTCGATATCATTACCAGAAAAAGAGACGGATATGAACTGACACCGCAGGAGATTCGTTTTTTCATTGATGGTTATGTCAATGGCACAATTCCCGATTATCAGGCGAGCGCCTTTACAATGGCTGTCTATTTCAGAGATATGACAGACAGAGAGATTGCGGCCTTAACCCTGGCTATGGTTCATTCCGGTGAAACAGTTGATCTCTCCGGTATTCAGGGTATTAAGGTTGATAAGCATTCAACCGGGGGCGTCGGTGATAAGACGACGCTCGTTCTGGCTCCTCTGGTTGCGTCAGTCGGGGTGCCGGTGGCTAAAATGACCGGACGCGGTCTTGGTTTTACAGGGGGTACAATAGATAAACTCGAATCAATACCCGGTTTTCATATTGAACTGACCCCTGAACGCTTCGTCGAACTGGTCAATAACAACCGGATTGCCGTGACGGGTCAGAGCAGTGCCCTTGTACCGGCCGATAAAAAATTGTATGCACTCCGTGATGTGACTGGCTCGGTTGAGTCCGTACCGCTGATCGCAAGTTCGATCATGAGTAAGAAAATAGCTGCCGGGGCCGATGCCATTGTTCTGGAAGTCACAATGGGTAACGGCGCGTTTATGAAAGATGAAAGGGGCGCTGCGCGTCTTGCGGAAACAATGGTTCATATCGGGCAGCATGTCGGAAAGAAAACGGCGGCAGTGATTACAGACATGTCGCAGCCGCTTGGTTTTGCAGTCGGTAATGCGCTGGAAGTTAAAGAAGCGATTGACACACTGAAAGGACGCGGCCCGGAAGATCTGAAAGAGCTGGTTCTGACACTGGGCAGTTTAATGGTCATGCTCGCCGGTGCCGCATCAGATGCAGATGAAGCGCGCAGGAGACTACGGGCGTCACTGAAGAACGGCCGGGCACTGGAGAAGTTCAGAAGCTTTATCGTCAATCAGGGCGGGGATCCTGATGTGATCGATCATCCTGAGCTCTTACCGTCTGCTAAATACCAGATTGACCTTCCGGCACGGTCTTCAGGGCGGATCACAGCGATGCATGCGAAGAGGATCGGTCTGGCCGCGATGCAGCTGGGCGCAGGAAGAGCGGCAAAGGGGGATGCCATTCATTATGATGCCGGCATCGTACTGCATAAGAAAATAGGTGATCAGGTTCGAAAGGGAGACGCGCTGCTGACGATTCATACCGACACCGAGACGATCGAAGAGGTGAAAGCCGGACTCTATCAGGCAATTGAGATCGGACCAGAGTCTGCCGAGCCGCCACTGATTCACCGGATTATTACTGAATAA
- a CDS encoding NAD(P)/FAD-dependent oxidoreductase, protein MKKKRIVILGAGYGGLRTLKKLQNMHINASLVLINKNNYHCETTSLHEVAAGSSDAREICYPIDYVIDRKQTAFIQDTVLRVDREEKQVILKERPPVKYDYLLIALGFESETFGIEGIHEHALAISDIPSVERIRKHITDQFDAWQQDKEEEHLTIVVGGAGFTSFELLGELTNRLPVLARRFGIHPKKVRVICIEPSPHVLPMFDRKLADYGTRKLLARGVEFVIGRVNRLVPGHIYYRNGNEMHVIHAGTFIWTGGVRGSSVIEASGFNQKRGRVRVNDDLTVPGYPDIMIIGDCSAVIDPESGHPYPTTAQIALQQADCAACNLHARIENRPVKAFVYKCKGTVCSLGRNDAMGEVMGKNLKGYPASFMKKVIENRSLAKVGGVETMLKKGRFSFSK, encoded by the coding sequence ATGAAGAAAAAAAGAATTGTTATTCTTGGTGCAGGTTATGGTGGGCTTCGGACATTGAAAAAACTGCAGAACATGCATATCAATGCCAGTCTCGTGTTAATTAATAAAAATAATTATCATTGTGAAACGACCTCTCTTCATGAAGTGGCTGCGGGTTCCTCGGATGCCCGGGAAATCTGTTATCCGATTGATTATGTCATTGACCGGAAGCAGACAGCATTCATTCAGGATACCGTGCTCCGTGTCGACAGAGAGGAAAAGCAGGTCATTCTCAAAGAGCGTCCGCCGGTAAAATATGATTACCTGCTGATTGCACTCGGATTTGAGTCAGAGACTTTTGGTATTGAAGGGATTCATGAACACGCCCTGGCTATTTCGGATATTCCGTCAGTTGAACGGATTCGCAAACATATCACAGATCAGTTTGATGCCTGGCAGCAGGATAAGGAGGAGGAACATCTGACCATTGTGGTTGGAGGTGCGGGGTTCACCAGCTTTGAACTTCTTGGGGAGCTTACAAACCGTTTGCCTGTGCTCGCCCGTCGATTTGGCATCCATCCGAAAAAGGTACGTGTGATCTGTATCGAGCCGAGTCCCCATGTGCTGCCGATGTTCGATCGTAAGCTGGCTGATTATGGGACACGAAAACTGCTCGCGCGCGGTGTTGAGTTTGTGATTGGACGGGTCAACCGGCTGGTTCCCGGTCACATTTATTATCGAAATGGCAATGAAATGCATGTCATTCATGCCGGCACATTTATCTGGACAGGAGGGGTTCGCGGGAGCTCAGTCATTGAGGCCTCCGGATTCAACCAGAAGCGCGGACGTGTCCGGGTTAACGACGATCTGACAGTGCCCGGCTATCCGGATATCATGATTATCGGCGATTGCTCGGCAGTAATCGATCCTGAAAGCGGCCATCCCTATCCCACAACAGCCCAGATTGCTCTGCAGCAGGCAGATTGTGCAGCATGTAACCTGCATGCACGTATCGAAAATCGGCCCGTAAAAGCTTTTGTTTATAAATGCAAGGGAACCGTCTGCTCGCTGGGCAGGAATGATGCAATGGGTGAAGTGATGGGGAAAAATCTCAAAGGCTACCCGGCTTCATTTATGAAAAAAGTCATTGAAAACCGCTCTCTGGCAAAAGTCGGTGGTGTTGAAACGATGCTGAAAAAAGGCAGATTCAGCTTCAGCAAATAA
- a CDS encoding O-acetylhomoserine aminocarboxypropyltransferase/cysteine synthase family protein, whose amino-acid sequence MAEERKFGFETLQVHAGQVPDPATGARAVPIYQTSSFVFKDADEAADFFQLKRPGNVYARIMNPTEDVFEKRIAALEGGVAGLATASGLAAIVYSVLNVASSGDNIVSASTLYGGTYELFSVTLKKLGITVKFVDPDDPENFRKAIDDRTKAVYGETIGNPKINILDIEAVAKIAHENKIPFIIDNTFGTPYLIRPIEYGADVVVHSATKFIGGHGTAIGGVIVDGGKFDWRASGKFPDFTEPDKSYGGLVYADLAPASFAAKARVQLLRNTGATISPQNAFYFLQGLESLSVRVERHVQNARKVAQFLNNHPKVTWVNYPELEGNPYRELSKKYLPKGPGSIFTFGVKGGLEAGKTLINNVKLFSLLANVADAKSLIIHPASTTHAELTPEEQAVAGVTPDLIRVSIGIEDVDDIIWDLDQALAKIPEPVSSK is encoded by the coding sequence ATGGCAGAAGAAAGAAAATTTGGTTTTGAAACATTGCAGGTGCACGCCGGACAGGTACCGGATCCGGCAACCGGCGCCCGGGCGGTTCCGATTTATCAGACCAGTTCATTTGTTTTCAAAGATGCGGATGAGGCTGCGGATTTCTTCCAGTTGAAAAGGCCGGGCAATGTTTATGCCCGTATCATGAACCCGACAGAAGATGTATTTGAAAAACGTATCGCCGCCCTGGAAGGCGGCGTTGCCGGGCTGGCAACCGCCTCAGGCCTTGCCGCGATCGTCTATTCGGTGCTGAATGTTGCAAGCAGCGGCGACAATATCGTTTCCGCAAGTACGCTATACGGCGGTACTTATGAACTCTTCTCCGTCACCCTGAAGAAACTCGGCATTACCGTTAAATTTGTAGACCCGGATGATCCGGAAAACTTCCGAAAAGCGATTGACGATAGAACAAAAGCTGTTTACGGTGAAACGATCGGCAACCCGAAGATCAATATACTTGATATCGAAGCAGTCGCAAAAATTGCCCACGAAAATAAGATTCCGTTTATTATCGATAACACATTCGGGACGCCTTATCTGATCCGTCCGATTGAATATGGGGCCGATGTCGTTGTTCATTCAGCGACAAAGTTCATCGGTGGCCATGGTACAGCAATCGGCGGTGTCATTGTCGACGGCGGTAAGTTCGACTGGCGTGCAAGTGGCAAATTCCCTGACTTTACAGAACCAGACAAGAGCTACGGTGGTCTTGTTTATGCGGATCTCGCTCCGGCTTCATTCGCTGCGAAGGCCCGTGTTCAGCTGCTCCGAAATACCGGCGCAACCATCAGCCCGCAGAACGCTTTCTACTTCCTCCAAGGGCTTGAATCCCTCTCGGTCCGTGTTGAACGTCATGTTCAGAACGCACGCAAAGTGGCTCAGTTCCTGAACAATCACCCGAAGGTCACCTGGGTCAACTACCCTGAACTGGAAGGGAACCCGTACCGCGAACTGTCTAAAAAATATCTCCCGAAAGGTCCCGGTTCGATTTTCACATTCGGCGTAAAGGGCGGTCTGGAAGCCGGCAAAACATTAATTAACAATGTCAAACTGTTCTCACTGCTTGCTAACGTTGCCGATGCGAAATCACTGATCATTCACCCGGCAAGTACAACACATGCCGAACTGACACCTGAAGAGCAGGCGGTTGCAGGCGTCACACCGGATCTGATCCGTGTATCGATCGGTATTGAAGATGTAGATGATATTATCTGGGATCTGGATCAGGCCCTTGCCAAAATCCCTGAACCGGTCAGCAGCAAGTAA
- a CDS encoding aldehyde dehydrogenase family protein gives MSIQSTVLEHAVDTDYKLYIGGKWVDGSDGRKITSYNPSTGEKLAEFVNASHEDVDAAVEAATKAFETWKTVGIQERSTLLLKIADLIDENADHLALVETLDNGKPIRETKYVDVPSASDHFRYFAGVIRSEEGTAKALDENTLTINLKEPIGVVGQIVPWNFPFLMAAWKIAPAIAAGNTVVIHPSSSTSLSLLEFAKLLDQVLPAGVVNVVTGRGSDSGDYMLHHPGFAKLAFTGSTQVGYEVADAAAKRLIPATLELGGKSANIFFDDAPWDRAIEGAQLGILFNQGQVCCAGSRLFVQEGIYDKFLAALKDAFDKVKVGLPWEDGVQMGAQVNKRQLEKILDYVKIGQDEGAKLVTGGKKLENGNLGKGVFMAPTLLADATNDMRIAQEEIFGPVATVIKFKDADEVIKLANQSDYGLGGAVWSSNLNTALKVARGVRTGRMWVNTYNQLPAGAPFGGYKKSGIGRETYKSILDAYTQTKNIFISTKESTEGLY, from the coding sequence ATGAGCATTCAAAGTACAGTTCTGGAACATGCAGTCGACACAGATTATAAATTATATATCGGGGGGAAATGGGTCGATGGTTCAGACGGGCGTAAGATAACCAGTTACAATCCCAGTACCGGTGAAAAACTCGCCGAATTCGTAAATGCGAGCCACGAAGATGTAGATGCCGCGGTAGAGGCAGCTACAAAAGCATTTGAAACATGGAAAACAGTTGGTATTCAGGAACGAAGCACCCTTCTTCTGAAAATTGCCGACCTGATTGATGAAAATGCCGATCATCTGGCACTTGTGGAAACACTGGACAACGGGAAACCGATCCGTGAAACAAAATATGTCGATGTACCGTCGGCTTCAGACCACTTCCGCTATTTCGCAGGTGTGATCCGTTCTGAAGAAGGAACAGCAAAAGCTCTGGATGAAAATACATTAACGATTAACCTGAAGGAACCGATCGGAGTTGTCGGTCAGATCGTTCCTTGGAACTTCCCGTTCCTGATGGCTGCCTGGAAGATCGCCCCGGCGATTGCAGCAGGAAACACAGTCGTCATTCATCCGTCATCTTCAACATCACTGAGTCTGCTCGAATTTGCCAAACTGCTCGATCAGGTGCTTCCGGCCGGCGTTGTTAACGTTGTGACAGGCCGCGGCTCAGATTCCGGTGATTATATGTTGCATCACCCGGGATTTGCTAAACTGGCATTCACCGGATCCACTCAGGTTGGCTATGAAGTGGCTGATGCTGCAGCAAAGCGCCTGATTCCGGCTACTCTGGAACTTGGCGGCAAGTCGGCCAATATCTTCTTCGACGATGCACCATGGGATCGCGCTATCGAAGGCGCCCAGCTCGGCATCCTGTTCAACCAGGGTCAGGTATGCTGCGCAGGCTCCCGCCTCTTCGTTCAGGAAGGGATTTATGATAAATTCCTGGCCGCTCTGAAAGATGCATTTGATAAAGTTAAAGTCGGACTGCCGTGGGAAGACGGCGTTCAGATGGGCGCTCAGGTGAATAAACGTCAACTGGAAAAAATCCTTGATTATGTAAAAATCGGCCAGGATGAAGGTGCTAAGCTGGTCACCGGTGGTAAAAAGCTGGAAAACGGCAATCTGGGCAAAGGTGTATTTATGGCACCGACGCTGCTTGCTGATGCAACAAACGACATGAGAATCGCTCAGGAAGAAATTTTCGGGCCGGTTGCTACAGTCATCAAGTTTAAAGATGCGGACGAAGTCATCAAACTGGCTAACCAGTCGGATTACGGCCTTGGCGGCGCCGTATGGAGCAGCAATCTGAACACGGCCCTTAAAGTTGCCCGCGGTGTCCGTACCGGCCGTATGTGGGTTAACACATACAACCAGCTGCCTGCCGGTGCACCTTTTGGCGGTTACAAGAAATCCGGTATCGGCCGTGAAACCTACAAGAGTATTCTGGATGCTTACACCCAGACAAAGAACATTTTTATCAGTACAAAGGAATCCACTGAAGGTCTGTATTGA
- a CDS encoding Gfo/Idh/MocA family oxidoreductase has translation MKELKWAILGPGRIAAEFADAIHAAGGTIYAAGSRNLGRAKAFTEQHHIEKAYGSYDEMLADPDIDVIYLSTPHSSHYAYLLKSLRHGKHVLCEKAITVSSRQLDPVVRLAEEKGLIVAEAMTIFHMPLYRKLREIINSGKIGTVKMVNVTFGSLKPYDVRNRFFSKDLAGGALLDIGTYALSFVRSFLSSQPDQVLTAVKKFETGVDESSGIILKNKDDEMATVTLTMRAKLPKRGIVTGDRAYITVDNFPRADQATLTYPDGKVETIEAGSTAHAMVYEFNDMNAAVRGERVEKTLPLTRDVVDIMTQVRDQWGIRYPFE, from the coding sequence ATGAAGGAACTGAAGTGGGCCATCCTTGGCCCGGGAAGAATTGCTGCTGAATTTGCCGATGCGATACACGCGGCCGGTGGAACGATTTACGCGGCCGGGTCGCGAAACCTGGGACGGGCCAAAGCTTTTACAGAACAGCATCATATTGAAAAAGCCTACGGGAGTTATGATGAGATGCTTGCGGATCCTGATATCGATGTAATTTATCTTTCGACCCCGCATTCCAGCCATTACGCGTATCTTCTTAAATCCCTGAGGCACGGGAAGCACGTTTTATGTGAAAAGGCGATTACAGTCAGCAGCAGACAGCTTGATCCGGTCGTCCGTCTGGCTGAAGAAAAAGGGTTGATTGTGGCCGAGGCCATGACGATTTTTCATATGCCACTGTACCGGAAATTACGGGAAATAATCAACAGCGGGAAAATCGGTACAGTGAAAATGGTCAATGTCACCTTCGGAAGTCTGAAACCGTATGACGTCAGGAACCGCTTTTTCAGTAAGGATCTTGCCGGAGGAGCCCTCCTGGATATCGGCACATACGCTCTGTCCTTTGTCCGTTCCTTCCTGTCGAGCCAGCCTGATCAGGTACTGACGGCAGTGAAAAAATTCGAGACAGGTGTCGATGAGTCATCAGGCATTATCCTGAAAAATAAAGATGACGAGATGGCAACAGTCACATTAACCATGCGGGCCAAACTGCCCAAGCGCGGTATTGTCACAGGGGACAGAGCCTATATTACAGTTGACAATTTCCCCCGTGCTGATCAGGCAACCCTGACTTATCCTGATGGCAAGGTAGAAACGATCGAAGCCGGGAGCACCGCTCATGCCATGGTCTATGAATTCAACGATATGAACGCTGCCGTTCGGGGTGAACGTGTCGAAAAAACGCTGCCTCTGACACGGGATGTGGTGGATATCATGACGCAGGTACGTGATCAGTGGGGCATTCGTTATCCGTTTGAATAA